The sequence GATTTACAGGCGTGGGCGGTCAGGGCGTGCTTTTGGCGGGCGAAATCTTAGCCGAGGCGCAGATTGCAGCCGGGGGCTTTGGCACGAAAACCTCTACCTACACCAGCCAAGTAAGGGGCGGGCCCACGAAAGTGGATATTATTTTAAGCCCTAATGAAATCATTTACCCCTACGCCCAAGAAGGCGAGATTGATTTCATGCTCTCAGTGGCCCAAAGCAGTTATCAACTCTTTAAAGGCGATGTCAAGGAGGGGGGGGTTGTGGTGGTGGACCCTAACCTAGTGCAACCCACACCCGAAGATGAGGCGAAGTTTCAGCTGTATAAACTCCCTATCATCACCATTGCCAAAGAAGAGGTCGGCAACATCATCACGCAATCGGTGGTGGCTTTGGCGGTTACGGTGGTGTTGATGGGGTGCGTGGATAAAGAACAGGTGCTCAAAACCATGGTTTCTAAAGTCCCCGCTAAAGTCGTGGAGCTGAATAAAAAAGCCTTTGAAATTGGTGAGGCCCACGCCCTAAAAGCGCTCGCGGCACGAAAAATCTCTTAGTGTTAGACCCCGCACAAATCGCCACTTTGGCGGATAAGACCCCCTTTTATCTTTACGATTTGGATGGCATTAGGGGGGCTTTCTTAGACTTTAAAGAAGTCTTTAGGGGGTGTAAATCGCTCATTTGCTACGCCCTCAAAGCTAATTCTAATCTAGCCCTTTTGGAGGTTTTAGCTAAGGCGGGGGCGGGGGCGGACTGCGTGTCCATCTATGAAGTCCGCCGCGCGCTTTTAGCGGGCATTGCGCCCTATAAAATCATCTTTAGCGGGGTGGGCAAGCTAGAGAGCGAGATACAAGAAGCCCTCGAGCGGGGGATTTTGTTTTTAAATGTGGAGTCCTTTGAGGAGCTTAGGCTCATAGAGCAAATCGCCAAAGAGCAGCACACCAAAGCCCGTATCAGCGTGCGCGTCAATCCTAACATTGACCCCGCCACCCACCCCTATATCTCTACGGGGCTGTGGGAGAATAAATTTGGTGTGGAGGAGAGGGAGGCGGTACAAATGTTTATGTTTGCCAAACAATCGCCCTTTTTAGAGCCCATCGCCTTGCATTTTCACATCGGTTCGCAGCTCTTGCAACTCGCCCCCCTAGAACAAGCCTTTGAGAAAATGGCAGGTTTTACCCGCTTTTTGATCGCCAGTGGCATAGAGCTTAAATTCTTTGACATCGGCGGGGGGCTTGGCGTGGCTTACAACGAAACACAAGAGCCCATACCCCTAGCAGACTACGCCAGTGCCCTATTTAAAGCCACTGAGGGGCTAGACTTAACGATCATTTGCGAGCCGGGGCGGCGTGTGGTGGCAGAGCATGGAATTTTGGTTGCCAAGGTGCAATACACCAAGTCAAACGAGCGCAAAAACTTTGCCATTGTGGATTTGGGCATGAATGACTTTATGCGCCCTGCCCTCTACCAAGCCACCCACCCCGTGCGCCTGCTTACCCCCAAAAACGCCGAGCCGGTGGCTTATGATTTAGTCGGGCCTATTTGCGAAAGTGCAGATTGCTTCATCAAGGGGGTGGAGTTACCCAAGCTAGAGCGGGGGGATTTGTTGGTCTTTGAAAAGGTGGGGGCATATGGGGCGAGCATGGCAAGCCACTACAATAGCCGCCCCAATCTCTTAGAGCTAGGGTTTGAGGGGGGCAAAATCCGCACACTCAAAGAGAGAGAAGACTTTTTTGACTTGATTAGGCACGAAATGGGGCATTTAAAAGGGGAGGGCATCGCCTCCAAACGGGCGCAAATCGATCAAATCGATCAAAGCCTAGTGCAGCTCTTAAACGCTCGTTTTGCCCTAAGCGCACAAATTGCCAAGGACAAGCACCAAGCCGGGTTTAGCGTCTATAACCCCCTAAGAGAAGCCGAGATTTTTGCCAAAGTGGGGGGGCGGCTTGAGAGTGTCTATACCGAGATTTTAAGCGTGTCTAGGGGGCTTCTTACCCCTGAAAGGGTGGGGGTGAGTGGCAACACCAACACCGCAAGAAGGCTTTTAGGGCAGAAGTTTAAATTGAGTTTGTTGAACCCCTTAAAACTCTTTGAGGCGATCTTATTTAAGGGCGTGGATTACGGGATCTTGGAGGTGCGTAAAACCTGCGCCCACGCTGAGGGCTTAAAAGCGTTGGCTAGGCTCATCCAGCAACAGGAATTAGAGATCGCGCACAGCTTTAAAGTCGGGGGGGCGTGGTGCTTGCTGCTTGGGCGTTTTGGCTTTTTGGCGCAAACAAACCCCACGCGCAAGGCGCTCTTCTTTGAGCCCATACACACCCAAGAAATGCAGGCTCTGCTAAAATCTTTTCATAACCCCTACTTTGTAGCGACAAAGTTTGGCTGCTTGTTGGAAGTGGATATTGAGCTGGACCTACCCAACCACTTGCAATCTATTGTTTTAGGCGCTTATTCCAATACACGGAGAGCATGTGGAGTTTAACCCTCTCAATTTGGCGCAAAAGGACCGCCTAGATTCCGCCCTAAAGGCAGACCACTTCCTCGTGGGCGATGTCAGTTTTACGAATTTGTATTTATGGCAAGGGGCTAGAAAGATTTGCCTAGCCTTTGTGGAGGGCTGTGTGGTGGTGCAGACCACTTACCCTAACGAGTCGCCCTTTTACTTCTACCCCATAGGCTCAGGGGATAAAAGGGCGGTGCTAGACGCACTCATCACTTACACTAAGGCACAAAATCAGCCCCTAGAGTTTAGAGCCTTGCAAAGCGAGCATAAGGACGAGCTAGAGCAGCTTTACCCCCACGCCTTTAGCTATGAGGCTAAGAGAGATCGCTTTGATTATATCTATAGCGTGACCGAGCTCATCGCCCTAAGCGGTAAAAAGTTCCATAAAAAGAAAAACCATCTCAACGCCTTTTTAAAGCTCTACCCCCGCTACAGCTATGAGCCCATCAGCCCTACAAATATCCCCGATTTAATGCAGGCACTCAAAGAGTGGCATAAGCTAGACGACCCACAAGATTTAGGGCTAGAGCACGAGCATAGGGGAATTTTAAGCGTGCTAGAAATTTATGAGAGCTTGCCCCTACTAGGGGGGGTGATTAGGATCGAAGGGCGCATTGTGGCGATGAGCTTTGGGGAGAAATTAAACCCGGACATGGCACTCATCCACATCGAAAAGGCTGACCCGAGCGTTAGGGGGGCTTACCAAATGGTCAACCAACAGCTCTTAGTCCACGCCTTTGCTGATTGCGTATATGTGAATCGAGAGGAAGATCTAGGCATTGAGGGTTTAAGGCAGGCGAAAATGGGCTATAACCCCGTGTTCTTTGTGGAGAAGTACCACGCCCACTTGGTCTAAAACTTTAGACTAAAATTACCATTGATTAGTTTTAGTGTCCTAAAATAAGGCATTCCATTGGAAGGAGTTTCTCATGGACTTACTGATACGACAACTGAAACACGAAGACCTGCAAGAATTTCAACAACTTGTCGCCAAATTTGGGGCGACTTTAACCATTTTACCCGACATCAAGACTTCCCCCCAACCCTCAGTGCTGCAAAGACTCTCTGATGAACCCGTTGAAATCAACATGCCCTTTGTGGATGGGGCGTATTTAGCAACCCTAAATAAGGACAAAAAGCCCGCCTTTAACCATTGCGGGCATGGGCACAACCCAATCAACACTCAGAGGCATAGGCATGACCACCACAAACTCGGTTGCGGGCGCACAAACCACGCCCAAAATTTCAGCGACCGCCCCTCGCACCACAGCGATAAAGATTTAGACTCGGGCTTTTGGATGGATATTTAGAGCCATTGCTCTAAGTCTTGCATGGCTTGGGTGTGCTTGTTCTCAGGCACACCCTCTTCGTAGGTTTGGTAGTTCTTGATCGCCTCGGTATAAAGCCCCTTGGCTTTCTCTAAATCTTGCGCCACGCCTTGCCCGAGTTCATACATTTTGCCAAGAGCATAAAACTCATAGCCAAAATCGTTTTCTTTGCGGGCGATTTTGCAAAAGTACTCAAACGCCATTAGATACTCTTGCACCATGTGGGGTGCGCCACACACCTCCCCATTGTATTGGTTAAACAAATCTAATAGAGCGTCATCGCTCAAGTGCAAAGACAAATGGGACAAATCCTCTAGCATGGGCATCCTTGTTTCAAGTTCAAAAAGAGAGCCTGCGTTTTGCTCTGGAGTTGGGCTTTTTGAGATAAAGGCGCAAGTAAGACCTGGTAACCTCTAACTTCGCCTCACTCAACTTGCTTTGGTAGTGCAGGGCTTTTTGTGCGTCTTGCTCCACGCCATCGCCCATTTCATAGGCCGCAATGAGCTTCGTCAAAGCGTGGATATAAATCCACTGCGTTTTTACCCCCACCTGCACCACGCCCTGATAGCACGACAGGGCTTTTTGCATGTCCTGTGCCACGCCCTGCCCTTTTTCATACATTTGGGCGAGGCGGTGGAAGACCTGCCCGTTGCGGCAATGCCCGAGCACGATCTGTTTATATAGGCTAAATGCCCTTAGATAGTCTTGCACGCCATGCGGGCAAAAGCGCACGCTCGCCACCCCTGCCGCCGCCTGCCTCTTGCCACATCCATTGTAGGCATTGAACAACTCCAACAAAGCGGCATCACTCAAATTTAAACCCATTTCAGCGGACATGCAACTCCTTTTGCAAGCGGTGATTCTAGCATGCTATGTTAAATCCAACGCCATGCCATAGAGCTTTTTGCGCTCAGTGGAGCTGGCGATATTTAAAAGTTTGCGGTATTTGGTGATGGTGCGGCGCACCATCTTTAGCCCAAATTGCTTTTCCACAAGCTCCAAAATCTTTAAATCGCTCATGGGGTGCTGTTTGTCCTCCTTGTTAATCAATTCCAGCAAGAACTCTTTAATGGCGGCGTTAGATACATCGCCCTCTAGGGCAGTGGCAAAAAAGCTTTTAATGGCAAAGACCCCCCGATTGCACGCCAAGTATTTATTAGAAATTGCCCGTGAAATGGTGCTGGCCGCATAGCCAAACTCTTCGGCAAGGTCCACTAAACGCATGGGCTTGATCGCCCCGCCTTTAAAGAAGTCGTATTGATACTCCACAAGCATGAGCCCAATTTTTTGGATCGTTTGGTGGCGCATTTGCAGCGCATCCACCAAGTCCCGTGCTTCTTTAAGCTTTTCTTTTAAATACCCATTGTCTGCGGCGATTTTGCCCTGCTCGAGCACGACTTTAGGGTAATAGCCCTCGTTAAGCTGCACGCTAATGTCTCCGTCCTCCTCTAGCACCAAAATATCGGGGATAATGGGGGGCAAACTCTCACCAAACTCTAGGGCCGGGGGGTTTTTAAAGGAAGTGATGACCTGCATGGCTTTGGCATATAGAGGGTGGTGGCGGTGCTGTTGGTGTTGCTCTAAATCCTTTAAAATGCGGGCACACAGCTCATAGGTGGGTGTGTCTAGCTCCTCGTGCTGGGCAAGCTGAAAGGCAAAACTTTCTAGCAAGTTGCACGCCCCCACACCCGGGGGGTCTAAATAGGCAAAGCGTTGGCGCACCTTCTCATAGTCGGCAACTTCCACGCCTAAGTTCAGCGCCTGCGCCTGTGTGTCGCCCTCAAAATACCCCTCTGGGTTTAAATTTTCGATAATGTCGGTGGCGATTTTTAAGGACATGGGGGTGGGAAAGAGGGGGGGCAAGAGCTGTTCGTTTAAGGTTTCGTGTAGGCTCTTTGGGCGCACACTTAGGCGCTCGATTTGATCGCCTAGGGCGTTTTTGGGGGGCTTGTAAAACTTATGGCTGCTAAAGTCCGTGCGCATGCCGCTTTGCACCCGCACGAAGGGGTTGTCCTTGGCGCAGTTTAGTAAAGTTTCTTCAATCTCTAAAGGGTCGCTTTGTAGAATAGGCAGCCAGCTTTTAAGGGTGGCGGAGAGTTTATTTTTAAGATTGGGGCGGGCGCGCAGCATTAAGCCTTGAAATTCTCCCCTAAATAGTATTTACGCACTAAGGGGTTGTCGTAAATTTGTGCCGCACTCCCGCTTGCTAGCAAGGCCCCACTTTTGATCACATACGCCCTATGGCACACATTCAAAGTTTCGCGCACATTGTGGTCAGTGATGAGCACCCCGATATTCATCTCCACCAAGTGTTCTATGATTTTTTGTATGTCTAACACTGCAATGGGATCCACCCCCGCAAAGGGCTCGTCTAGTAAAATAAATTTGGGGTTTTTCACTAAAGCCCGTGCAATCTCCACCCTGCGCCGCTCCCCCCCACTTAAAGACATCCCCCGCCGCTCCCTAATGGCTTGGATATTGAAGGCATCGAGCATTTCTTCAATGCGCTCAAGCGCCTCTTTATTGCTTTTAAAAGTTGTTTGGGCAGCGAGCATTAAGTTATCCTGCACGCTCAAATCCTTAAAAATGCTCGACTCTTGGGGCAGGTAGCCAATGCCCATATTCGAGCGTTGGTGCAGGGGGTAGCTAGATAAATCAATGTCGTTCAAATACACCTTGCCCCCGCTGGGTTGCAAGAGCCCACAAATCATATAAAAGGTCGTGGTTTTGCCCGCCCCATTAGGTCCAAGCAAACCCACCACCTGCCCGCTCTCCACCTCTAAAGACACATCATGCACGATTTTGGTTTTCTTAATTTGCTTGCTTAAGTTCTCGGCTTTGAGTTTATCCATGCATTAGCTTGTAGTGGCAAGTTTCATCGTGGCGCTTAAGGCTTAAGATGAGGGGGCTAAAACCGCAGGATTTAAGCCAAGACAACAAAGGTAAATCCCCCCACTCTATAAAGTGCACCCCCCCCTGCTCCAAGTTCTCCAACACCCCTAAAGCGTGCAGCTCTTCAAAGCCTTTTAAGTAAAAATCATAGTGGTAAATGCAAAGCTTGGGGGTCTTGTAGGTGTGTAGCAGGCTAAAAGTGGGCGAAGTGGCTAGAGGGGCGTTTAATCCTTTACAAAAGTGCTGCACGAAAGTGGTCTTACCGCTGCCTAAATCCCCTTGCAAGAACACCAAACTATGCGTGCCTAAATGCGCTTGCACAGCTTGCACCACTTGGGGGATTTGGGCGAGGGTGGCGTGCATGTCTAACATTAGCAATCCTCCACTTTGCCATCGGTTGTGCCGAGGTTATCCTGCATGGCTTGCATTAAGGAGGGGTTGTTCTCTTTAAACTGCTCTAGGGGTTTTGGCTTGGATTTGTCGGTTTCTATGCGGGCGTTTGCCCCAAAGACCTCTTTTAAGCAGGGCACAATCAAGGTTTTATAATGCTCGCGTAAAAGCAAACTTGCGCTCTCATCAGCGTTAGAGTGCAAGAATAAAATGCCATTATCAAAGGACTTAAACACCAAAAGCTCCCTGAACACCCTGCCCAATTTTGTATTTGTGCTCTCTATCTTGGCAATGAGTTGTTTAAACAACTCTTTAGGGTCGGCTTGCGGGGGTCGTGTGCTTTGGGCTGGGTTTTTGTGGGCGGTTTGGAGGGCTTGGGTTGTGGGCGTGGGCTGTGGATGGGGCGTGGCTTGTTGTGGCTGTGGGGCTTGGTGGGTGGTTTTTGGTGTGGCTATTTGTGTGGGCTGTGCTTGGGCGGTTTGGGGCTGTTGTAAGCTGGCTTGCATTTTAAGCGTGCTTAAAGCCAGCACAAAATCCCCATCCGCCCCATAGTTGAGCAGGGGTTGCGCCTGCGCAATTGCGCTCATGAACGGCTCAAGCACGCCTGAGGGCAACTTTTGGCTAAGCATGGCTTCTTTTAAAAAACGCGCCATCTCTTCTAACACCATAGCCGTGTCGTATTCGGCTAGACTTTGCAATAAATTTTCTACACTCTTGCCTGCCACTAGGGCGCTAAAAAACTCTTCTAAAACTCTGCTGTCTACAAGCCCTAACATTTGGCTTGTGGCTAGGGCGCTCACATTTTGGTTGCTAAAACTTATGGCTTGCTCGGCTAGGGTCAAAGTGTCGCGCAAACTCCCACCTCCACTGCGGGCTAACATTTCTAAGGCTGGCTCTTCATAGTCTACACCCTCTTTTTCAAAGATCAACTTCAAATGCGCCACGATCGCCTTAAGGGGGATTTTTTTAAAGTGGAATTGCTGCGTGCGGCTTAAAATGGTGGCGGGCAATTTAAAGGGATCTGTGGTGGCTAGAATGAATTTGACATGGGCTGGGGGCTCTTCTAGGGTTTTTAATAGGGCGTTGAAGGCTTCTTTAGTGAGCATATGCACTTCGTCAATGATGAAGATTTTAAAGCGGCCTAGCGAGGGTTTGTACTTGCTCTGCTCGATGATGCCGCGCACATCTTCAATCCGCCGATTAGACGCGCCGTCCATCTCTATGGTGTCTAAATGCGATCCTTGCAAACTTTCTGCGCAAGAGGGGCAAGAGTCGCAAGGCGTGGCACTAATCCCCTTAGCGCATTGCAGAGCCCTAGCAAAAATGCGCGCGCTGCTCGTCTTGCCGCTGCCCCTAAGCCCACTAAACAAATAGGCGTGCGCCAAACGCCCACTCTCTAAGGCTAGACTTAAAGTTTTGGCAACACTCTCTTGCCCCACCAATTCGTTAAAATGCTTGGGGCGGTATTTCAGCGCAAGACTCAAGGGCATCCTTTAAAGTGAATGCAACATTATAGCCTAATTTGCATGAGGGCTTGGCTCAAGTAATTCATGCTAGAATGTCGGCTTTATTGAACTTTTTGGAGGCAAATATGCGTGTATTGATGCGTCTATGCGCAATAGTTGTTATCAATGCGAGTTTAGTTTTTGGAGCATCCTACCCCCCCATTAAGGGGCGGGCTCTAGCCCTAACCAGCCATGCCCTTGCTGATAAAGTGGGGCAAAAGATTTTAGATGAGGGGGGCAACGCCATTGATGCGGCGGTGGCGATTGGTTACGCTTTAGCGGTGGTGCACCCCTCTTCGGGCAACTTGGGCGGAGGCGGCTTTGCGGTGATCCACCTAGCCAATGGGGAGAATGTAACCCTAGACTTTAGAGAAAAGGCCCCCCTAAAAGCCACAAAAAACATGTACTTAGATAAAAAAGGCAACGTTGTGCCTAACCTAAGCACTGATGGCTACTTGGCCGCAGGCGTGCCCGGCACCGTGGCGGGCTTGGAGGCATTGCGTAAAAATACGGCAGCCGCAAGCTTGCCACCCTTATACAGCCAGCGATTGACTTAGCCCAAAATGGCTTTAGGCTCACTCAAAGGCAGGGGCAAACCATGCTTGATAACAAGCCCCGCTTTGCCAAATACGCCAGCAGTCGCAAATACTTTCTAAAAAAGGGCATGGTGGCTTACCAAGAGGGGGATTTGTTTGTGCAAAAAGACCTAGCCAAAACCCTAATGCTCATTAGGGATAAAGGCGCAGATGCCTTTTACAAGGGCAAAATTGCGGATTTGATCGTGGATGACATGCGCAAAAATGGTGGGATCATCAGCAAAAAAGACCTCGCTACCTACAATGTGGTGTGGCGTAAACCTGTGGTCGGTAGTTATAGGGGCTATAAAATCATCTCAATGGGACCACCCAGCTCAGGTGGGGCACATGTGATTGAGATTTTAAACACTATGGAGAACGCCAATTTGCATAAACTTGGCTTTGGCTCTAGCCAAACCATCCACATCATGGCAGAGGCGATGCGCCAAGCCTACGCCGACCGCTCCGTGTATATGGGAGACCCTGACTTCATCGCCATCCCTCTAGAAAAACTCACCAGCAAAGAATACGCCAAAGAAATTTACGCACATATCCAACCAGACAAAGCCACACCCAGCAGCCAAATCAACCCCGGGCTAGGGCAGCTGCACGAGGGCAAGAACACCACACACTACTCTGTGGCGGATAAGTGGGGCAATGCGGTGAGCATCACCTACACCATCAACAACTACTACGGCAGTGCCGCCGCCGTGAATGGGGCGGGTTTTTTGCTGAATGACGAAATGGACGACTTCTCTATAAAACCGGGCACACCCAACCTTTACGGGCTTGTGGGCGGAGAGGCTAATGCCATTGAGCCCAACAAACGCCCCCTAAGCTCCATGTCGCCCACTATTGTTCTGAAAAACAACAAGGTCTTTATGGTGGTGGGCAGCCCCGGGGGCGCACGCATCATCACCACGGTGTTACAGGTGATCAGCAATGTGATCGACCATAAAATGGATATTTCTCAAGCCGTGAGTGCCCCACGATTTCATATGCAATGGTTGCCCGATGAAATCCGCACCGAACCTTTTGGCATGGTTAAAGATGTGCAAGAAAACCTAGAAAAAATGGGCTACCACATTGTGGTTAAACCCGTGATGGGCGATGTGAACGCAATTGTGATCAACTCTAAGAGCCACATGATGTATGGCGCGCACGACCCCCGCAAGGAATTTTAATGTTTGCGTTTGAACCGACAAAAACCTTAGAGGGCAAAAGTTGTCAAGCCATGCTTTATAGCTCAAAAATGGGGCAAGTCGCCCAAATCACGGGGCAACAAGGGGGGTTACTCTTGCAAAACTTCCCCCATTTAGAAGCCGAGCTTTTAGCCCATATCGCCGCTTGCACGCATCCACACCCTAAAGAGTCTTTGATTTTAGGGGGTTTTAACATAGAAATCGCCTTTGAGTTGTTGCGCCATGAGCACTTAAAAGTGGATTTTGTGCAAGAAGAGGGAACTTTGCTAGAGAATTTAAAAGACTTCTTACCCCACTTGGATGCACTCAAAACCAATCCCCACTTCAAGCAGGTTTCTAAAATCCTCGATTTAGAGGTGAAAAAATATGACCTGATCTTCTCTTTAAGCCCTCTAAACGCCCACCAAATCGATGGCTTGCAGCGCATGCTTGGCATTGAGGGGATTTTAATTACCAGTGCGCCAAGCCCCCTAGTAGAGCCACAAGCCTTTAAAACAAGCGTGCAAGAGCTTGCCCCCCACTTTAGTGTTCTAATGCCCTTTTCTAGCCCCTATGCACCCTTTAGCACGCATTATTTCTTTGCCTCCAAGCAAGCCCACCCCCTAGCGGATTTGATCTTGCAAAGGGTGGATATGCTTGAGGGCTTACGCCACTACAACGAGGACATCCACACCGCCGCCTTTGCCCAGCCTCAATGGCTACACCAAGACCATTTAGGGCTATTTAAAAATTGAGTCTAAAACACGCTTTTGTGCTCACCGGAGGCATAGGCACGGGCAAAAGCACCGTGGCTAGCCTGCTTGCCTTGCACGGGCATACCATCATAGACGCAGACAAGAGTGCCCATGCCTTGTTAGAAAAGCACGCAAAGGAGTTGATTGAAATTTTTGGCGAGGGCATTAGCGAGGGGGGGCGAGTTTCACGCCCCAAACTAGGCACGCTTGTTTTTAGCGACCCAGCCAAAAGGGCAGCCCTTGAGGCGTTTTTACACCCCAAGATCCGCCTAGATTTATTGCAACAAGCCCACAGCCTAGAGCAGAGCCAAAAGCCCTATTTCTTAGACATCCCGCTGTATTTTGAGATCGAAGGGCAAAAGAGTTATGCCATTTCGCAAATCGTCTTGGTCTATGCCCCTAGAGAGGTGCAAATGCAAAGGGTGGCTAAGAGAGACAAACTAAGCCAAGAGCAGATTTTAAAACGCCTAAATGCCCAAATGGACATTGAAGCCAAGCGTGCCCTAAGCTCCTACATCCTAGACAACTCCAAGGACTTAAAACACTTGCAAATCCAAGTTGAAGCTTTTTTAAAGAATCTATGAGCCTTTACTTCAGCCACGAGAACGTCTCTTTACACCACGCCAACGCCCTAGACCCCAAAGCCTTAGAAAAAGAGAGCCTAGATTGCACCATCACCTCCCCGCCCTACAATGTGGGGATCGCCTACAACGGCAGTGAGGACAGCCAAAGTTATTTGGAGTATTTAGATTTTAGCCGCACTTGGCTTACAAATGTCTATTTATGGAGCAAGGATAGTGGGCGGCTGTGTTTGAATATCCCCCTTGATAAAAACAAGGGCGGACAGCAGAGCGTGGGGGCGGATTTAATCACCTTAGCTAAAAAAGTGGGCTGGCTTTATCACAGCACCATCATTTGGAACGAGGGCAACATCTCTAGACGCACGGCGTGGGGCAGCTGGCTTAGCGCATCTGCCCCCTATGTCATCGCCCCCGTGGAGCTTATCGTGCTTTTTTACAAACGCACATGGCGTAAAATGCACAAGGGGGAAAGCGACATGAGCAAAGAGGAGTTTATGGCTTGGACGAATGGGCTTTGGCAGTTTAATGGGGAGTCCAAAAAGCGCATAGGTCATCCTGCCCCCTTCCCTAGAGAATTGCCCCGTCGCTGCATTAAACTTTTTAGCTTTGTGGGCGACACCATTTGCGATCCCTTTAGCGGGAGTGGGACGACCATGCTTGAAGCCCACCTACATAAACGCGCCTTTGTGGGTTTAGAGCTAGATAGCACTTACTGCGCCCTCGCCAAAGAGCGGTTTTTAAAAGAGGTGGCAAAAGAGGGGAATTTATGGGGCAGTTAGATTTAATTATGGAGTTTTTTAAGGCAAATCCTAATAGAGACATCGCCCACCCAGAGGTGGTGGATTGGGTGGTGAAAGAATACAAAGAGCGCACAGGCAAGGTGTTTAGGGACCCAGATCGAGGGATTCGATCCTTGCACCAACAAGGAAAATTAATCAAGGTTTCTAAGGGTGTGTATCGTTACGATCCTAATTTCACCTTGCACCCCAATTTAGAGGACTTTACCCCGGCTTTAAAAAAGCAAATCCTAGAGAGGGACGGGTATGCTTGTGTAATTTGCGGGGCTGGAGAAAAAGAGGGGGTAGAATTGCATGTCGATCACATCAAACCTAAAGACTTAGGGGGCAAAGCCACTTTAGAAAACGGGCAAACTTTATGCGCTAGGCATAATTTCTTAAAAAAGAATTTTAATCAGACAGAGACGGGTAAGAAAATGTTTCTACGCCTGCTTGAGAGCGCACAAGAGGCGGGCGAGATGGAGCTAGTCGCCTTTTTAGAAGAAGTGCTTAGCGTGTATGAAAAACATGGCATTAATGGGCATGTGGTGTGGCAAAAACCCCACAAAGATTAATCTTGTAAGAGCTCTTTGAGCTCAAGGATTAAAAGGTGTATAATGCCTCTTTATTCCAATTTAAAGGCGTGTTTTGCAAAGGATATTTGGAAGTCTATTTGTAGCGTTGGGTGTAGCGTGGGGATCAAACATTGTGTTAAACCAACCCTTAAAAGAAGTGGTGGTGCAAGACAAGGGCGAAATCATCTTGCATGGCAATTCCATAGATTACAAGGTGTGGGACAGCAAAAACTTAGTGGGCAAGGTGCGGATTTTGCAACACATGGCGGGGCGCAAGAGTGTTAAGGCAGAAAACCAACCCCTCATGGACAAAATCGTGATCGCACATTTTGATGAGAACAAATACCAAACAACGAACATTGTCAACATAGACGATGCCATCATGGGGACGGGACTTTTTGCCAAAGGGGAAACCAAGAAGGCGAAAAAGCAACACCCCAATAGCCAAGTGGTGATGGACAATGACGGGGTGGTGCAAAAGGCGTGGGATCTAAAAAAGCAAGAAAGCTTGATTGTGGTGTTGGACAAGGCGGGCAAGGTGCGCTTTGTGCACGAGGGCAAGCTCACCAACGCCCAAATACAGCAGGTTCTTAACTTGGCTAAAAAATTGCAGCAAGAGTAGGTTAACTCCTATAAATG is a genomic window of Helicobacter sp. NHP19-012 containing:
- a CDS encoding DNA polymerase III subunit gamma/tau; the encoded protein is MPLSLALKYRPKHFNELVGQESVAKTLSLALESGRLAHAYLFSGLRGSGKTSSARIFARALQCAKGISATPCDSCPSCAESLQGSHLDTIEMDGASNRRIEDVRGIIEQSKYKPSLGRFKIFIIDEVHMLTKEAFNALLKTLEEPPAHVKFILATTDPFKLPATILSRTQQFHFKKIPLKAIVAHLKLIFEKEGVDYEEPALEMLARSGGGSLRDTLTLAEQAISFSNQNVSALATSQMLGLVDSRVLEEFFSALVAGKSVENLLQSLAEYDTAMVLEEMARFLKEAMLSQKLPSGVLEPFMSAIAQAQPLLNYGADGDFVLALSTLKMQASLQQPQTAQAQPTQIATPKTTHQAPQPQQATPHPQPTPTTQALQTAHKNPAQSTRPPQADPKELFKQLIAKIESTNTKLGRVFRELLVFKSFDNGILFLHSNADESASLLLREHYKTLIVPCLKEVFGANARIETDKSKPKPLEQFKENNPSLMQAMQDNLGTTDGKVEDC
- a CDS encoding YtfJ family protein — translated: MQRIFGSLFVALGVAWGSNIVLNQPLKEVVVQDKGEIILHGNSIDYKVWDSKNLVGKVRILQHMAGRKSVKAENQPLMDKIVIAHFDENKYQTTNIVNIDDAIMGTGLFAKGETKKAKKQHPNSQVVMDNDGVVQKAWDLKKQESLIVVLDKAGKVRFVHEGKLTNAQIQQVLNLAKKLQQE
- a CDS encoding DNA-methyltransferase translates to MSLYFSHENVSLHHANALDPKALEKESLDCTITSPPYNVGIAYNGSEDSQSYLEYLDFSRTWLTNVYLWSKDSGRLCLNIPLDKNKGGQQSVGADLITLAKKVGWLYHSTIIWNEGNISRRTAWGSWLSASAPYVIAPVELIVLFYKRTWRKMHKGESDMSKEEFMAWTNGLWQFNGESKKRIGHPAPFPRELPRRCIKLFSFVGDTICDPFSGSGTTMLEAHLHKRAFVGLELDSTYCALAKERFLKEVAKEGNLWGS
- the coaE gene encoding dephospho-CoA kinase (Dephospho-CoA kinase (CoaE) performs the final step in coenzyme A biosynthesis.) produces the protein MSLKHAFVLTGGIGTGKSTVASLLALHGHTIIDADKSAHALLEKHAKELIEIFGEGISEGGRVSRPKLGTLVFSDPAKRAALEAFLHPKIRLDLLQQAHSLEQSQKPYFLDIPLYFEIEGQKSYAISQIVLVYAPREVQMQRVAKRDKLSQEQILKRLNAQMDIEAKRALSSYILDNSKDLKHLQIQVEAFLKNL
- a CDS encoding spermidine synthase, with protein sequence MFAFEPTKTLEGKSCQAMLYSSKMGQVAQITGQQGGLLLQNFPHLEAELLAHIAACTHPHPKESLILGGFNIEIAFELLRHEHLKVDFVQEEGTLLENLKDFLPHLDALKTNPHFKQVSKILDLEVKKYDLIFSLSPLNAHQIDGLQRMLGIEGILITSAPSPLVEPQAFKTSVQELAPHFSVLMPFSSPYAPFSTHYFFASKQAHPLADLILQRVDMLEGLRHYNEDIHTAAFAQPQWLHQDHLGLFKN
- a CDS encoding HNH endonuclease; amino-acid sequence: MGQLDLIMEFFKANPNRDIAHPEVVDWVVKEYKERTGKVFRDPDRGIRSLHQQGKLIKVSKGVYRYDPNFTLHPNLEDFTPALKKQILERDGYACVICGAGEKEGVELHVDHIKPKDLGGKATLENGQTLCARHNFLKKNFNQTETGKKMFLRLLESAQEAGEMELVAFLEEVLSVYEKHGINGHVVWQKPHKD